Proteins from a genomic interval of Candidatus Acidulodesulfobacterium acidiphilum:
- a CDS encoding cobalamin biosynthesis protein, translating to MNIIFIFIIVPSAFIVEYLIGHVKYKAHPLNIIGLIAVYLKRKFYKLSRGIISGFFFNIATIISISILFLFLDLLIYQVSNILFDIFCVYIISSFLSTGGLRHEALKIYKMLKAGDIKGARNNLPSLAGRDADNLNGSEISRAVVESVSENTGDGIGSVVFYFTLGAISSLLFYKHFLTLKTGFSRINFIIFFGVLFAVIYKTVNLLDSIVGYKNKKYEKFGKFSARLDDALNFIPFRITALFMMLSTIILSIALNKYDAKDAVLSFIKFRKNHPSPNGGQLESVTAGALNIKLGGVNYYGGVESRRPVIGFENYNNPNEENIIETVRIMKVSSVIIAVFYTTVLLIIYNRIL from the coding sequence ATGAATATTATTTTTATATTTATTATAGTGCCTTCAGCCTTTATTGTCGAATATTTAATCGGACATGTAAAATATAAGGCACACCCTTTAAATATAATTGGTTTAATAGCCGTATATTTAAAAAGAAAGTTCTATAAGCTTTCAAGAGGTATAATTTCGGGATTTTTTTTTAACATTGCAACCATTATATCTATTTCAATATTATTTTTATTTTTAGACTTATTAATCTATCAAGTTTCCAATATATTATTTGATATTTTTTGTGTTTATATTATATCCTCTTTTCTTTCTACCGGAGGACTTAGACACGAAGCATTAAAAATATATAAAATGCTAAAAGCCGGCGACATAAAAGGCGCAAGAAATAATCTTCCGTCTCTTGCCGGCAGAGACGCAGATAATTTGAACGGCTCTGAAATTTCCAGAGCCGTCGTCGAATCGGTTTCCGAAAATACAGGCGACGGAATAGGCTCCGTCGTTTTTTATTTCACTTTGGGAGCAATATCGTCATTGTTATTTTACAAACATTTCTTAACGTTAAAGACGGGATTTTCACGGATTAATTTCATTATATTTTTCGGCGTTTTATTTGCCGTAATTTATAAAACCGTAAATCTTTTAGATTCTATAGTCGGATACAAAAATAAAAAATATGAAAAATTCGGTAAATTTTCTGCTCGTTTAGACGATGCGTTAAATTTTATACCGTTCAGAATAACGGCATTATTCATGATGTTATCTACTATTATTTTAAGTATTGCTTTAAATAAATATGATGCAAAAGATGCCGTTTTATCTTTTATAAAATTCAGGAAAAATCACCCTAGTCCAAACGGAGGACAACTGGAGTCCGTAACTGCAGGCGCACTTAATATTAAATTAGGCGGCGTAAATTATTACGGCGGCGTCGAAAGCAGAAGACCGGTTATCGGATTTGAAAACTATAATAATCCCAATGAAGAAAATATAATTGAAACCGTAAGGATAATGAAGGTATCGTCTGTAATTATTGCAGTCTTTTATACGACCGTATTACTTATAATTTATAATCGTATTTTATAG
- a CDS encoding ATP-binding protein, whose product MMIKRESSSKIIELSKHYPVITITGPRQSGKTTLCKYLFPEKEYVNLEDPEIRMFASNDPRGFFGRFSKGAVIDEVQRVPELLSYLQVIVDEHKIPGEFIITGSQNILLLSAISQSLAGRTAIIHLLPLSVFELKEYGGYEVPSELYEFMYKGFYPNVYNSNLNPSENYGFYVSTYLEKDIRDLLRISDLNKFELFLKICASRTGQVVNLSSIGNDCGLSHNTIKQWLSLLETSYIVKFSNTYYKNYGKRFIKSPKLYFIDTGLLCYLLGIRNKGHIDVHPLKGQIFETFVFSEFLKTLYNKGRDENIYFLRDTKGYEIDFIFDEGIKFKSIEAKLSQTINQDFFKNMNALSGLTGTDVEKYLIYGGEESKKYKDISIVSWQNIHSIF is encoded by the coding sequence ATGATGATAAAAAGGGAATCTTCATCAAAAATTATAGAATTGTCGAAACATTATCCTGTAATAACTATAACCGGACCCAGGCAGTCTGGAAAAACGACTTTATGTAAATATCTGTTTCCCGAAAAAGAATACGTCAATTTAGAAGATCCTGAAATAAGGATGTTTGCATCTAACGACCCAAGAGGTTTTTTCGGCAGGTTTTCAAAAGGCGCCGTAATAGACGAAGTTCAGAGAGTGCCGGAACTGCTTTCATACTTGCAGGTAATAGTCGATGAACATAAAATACCAGGGGAATTTATAATAACGGGAAGCCAAAATATTCTTCTTTTGTCGGCTATATCTCAATCTCTTGCCGGAAGAACCGCAATTATCCATCTTTTGCCTTTATCTGTTTTTGAACTGAAAGAATACGGCGGATATGAAGTTCCTTCTGAATTATACGAATTTATGTATAAAGGTTTTTATCCTAACGTTTATAACTCTAATCTTAATCCTTCCGAAAATTACGGTTTTTACGTATCTACCTATTTGGAAAAGGATATAAGAGATTTGCTTCGTATTTCCGATTTAAATAAATTTGAACTATTTTTGAAAATCTGCGCTTCCAGAACCGGACAAGTTGTCAATCTGTCGTCCATAGGAAACGATTGCGGTCTTTCGCATAATACGATAAAACAATGGCTGTCGTTGCTAGAAACTAGTTACATTGTAAAATTTTCCAATACATACTACAAAAATTACGGCAAAAGATTTATAAAATCTCCTAAACTTTATTTTATAGATACCGGTCTTTTGTGCTATCTCCTAGGCATAAGGAATAAAGGACATATAGACGTTCATCCGCTAAAAGGGCAGATTTTTGAAACGTTTGTTTTTTCGGAATTTTTAAAAACTCTTTATAACAAAGGGAGAGACGAAAACATATATTTTTTAAGAGATACCAAAGGTTACGAAATAGATTTTATTTTCGATGAAGGTATAAAATTTAAATCGATAGAGGCTAAACTGTCGCAGACGATAAACCAAGACTTTTTTAAAAATATGAATGCCTTAAGCGGCTTGACGGGTACGGATGTAGAAAAATATCTTATATACGGCGGGGAAGAATCGAAAAAATATAAAGATATAAGCATTGTTTCATGGCAAAATATTCATAGTATTTTTTAA